One part of the Deltaproteobacteria bacterium genome encodes these proteins:
- a CDS encoding response regulator: protein MALILVVEDQAELAQLLAAALEDAGYRVMLAGTAEEADRCLDRFPMAGMLLDLLLPDGLGFDLARKAKALAQPPLVLATSGVFRNDPAVDTALSDGIFDAFFEKPYRTRELLDRLSDLLPAPPVPPPADERMRSDPLLQLDAQAVEGTPSDFIFDAPEGGLAAAIAAEAERAPAEPEAPGRMTTLGDLGEHNVPHLITAFYVAGESGELHVTRGKVRKVIYFHEGVPAFAASNLRKDRFDELLLARGALDAEAVRKAAREARKREARVDRLLLEKGLLTSSRYRTLVTEQVKQILFSLFPWQEGRWEMTFEHHAETEPVRLEIFPADLILEGCLTLGQDTLESLLGTDTRLAPAPAPNFELYELSLSGAQALVVSRLDGTRSVTDLAEEGWLGVHETYALLYALRCLGVVEDASLLLL from the coding sequence GTGGCCCTCATCCTCGTGGTCGAAGATCAGGCGGAGCTCGCTCAGCTCCTCGCTGCGGCGCTCGAAGACGCCGGCTACCGCGTCATGCTCGCAGGCACGGCCGAGGAGGCCGATCGTTGCCTCGACCGCTTCCCGATGGCCGGGATGCTCCTCGATCTCCTCCTGCCCGACGGGCTCGGCTTCGATCTCGCGCGCAAGGCGAAGGCGCTGGCCCAGCCGCCGCTCGTGCTCGCCACCTCCGGCGTCTTCCGCAACGATCCCGCCGTGGACACGGCGCTGTCCGACGGCATCTTCGACGCCTTCTTCGAGAAGCCCTACCGGACCCGCGAACTCCTCGATCGGCTCTCCGATCTCCTCCCGGCGCCGCCGGTGCCGCCGCCCGCCGACGAGCGGATGCGATCGGATCCGCTGCTGCAGCTCGACGCGCAGGCGGTGGAGGGGACCCCGAGCGACTTCATCTTCGACGCCCCCGAGGGTGGCCTGGCCGCGGCCATCGCCGCCGAGGCCGAGCGCGCCCCCGCGGAGCCCGAGGCGCCCGGCCGCATGACGACCCTGGGGGATCTGGGCGAGCACAACGTGCCGCACCTGATCACCGCCTTCTACGTGGCCGGAGAGAGCGGCGAGCTCCACGTCACCCGGGGCAAGGTGCGCAAGGTGATCTACTTCCACGAGGGCGTGCCCGCCTTCGCGGCGAGCAACCTGCGCAAGGACCGCTTCGACGAGCTGCTCCTCGCCCGCGGCGCCCTCGACGCGGAGGCCGTGCGCAAGGCCGCCCGCGAGGCGCGCAAGCGAGAGGCCCGCGTCGATCGACTGCTCCTCGAGAAGGGCCTGCTCACCTCCTCCCGCTACCGCACCCTGGTCACCGAGCAGGTGAAGCAGATCCTCTTCTCCCTCTTCCCCTGGCAGGAGGGGCGCTGGGAGATGACCTTCGAGCACCACGCCGAGACCGAGCCGGTCCGCCTGGAGATCTTCCCGGCCGACCTGATCCTCGAGGGCTGCCTCACCCTGGGGCAGGACACCCTCGAGAGCCTGCTGGGGACGGACACCCGCCTCGCGCCGGCGCCGGCGCCGAACTTCGAGCTCTACGAGCTCTCCCTCTCCGGCGCCCAGGCGCTGGTCGTCTCGCGCCTCGACGGCACCCGCTCGGTGACCGACCTGGCGGAGGAGGGCTGGCTGGGCGTGCACGAGACCTACGCCCTGCTCTACGCGCTGCGTTGCCTGGGCGTGGTCGAGGACGCCAGCCTCCTGCTCCTCTAG
- a CDS encoding nitrogenase component 1 gives MSRTVEELRARIRELARQRLEALREEARAPDFSQRATFSHMVGVYVLANAVPDLRMVVEGPDCTHLKTQYLEGNHDLEANLTSLTGLHRVANTALYPSSLIGSREEPVRELIERLGQAEDTGAVMLAPMPMAAITGADYDRLCVEAEEACGVPCFALRGSPISGDWLDGFDAALLALAEKLPLPGAEADPQKVALVGYLWDRNEQDHHANLALLGRYLEALGLELCSTWPSGVSVEALGAVAEAGTILSLPYGRAAARALRRRLDRPVLELELPFGFDASERFLKAIGAHFGVEEEAAALCEAGYASTVPRLEWLVPLVFQGLRAGYIGDPHLAEGFAEMIHLLGGELAFALISNRQGPREGCDLGVPEGRLLTHPTMRSLRLLEAEVIAEARLHLVVTNLLGGVLESPEPALVELGFPSVYTHALHPTPFLGFEGALAFLERVANRLRMAEVEDARLLAWLRGL, from the coding sequence GTGAGCCGCACCGTCGAGGAGCTGCGCGCGCGCATCCGCGAGCTCGCGCGGCAGCGGCTCGAGGCGCTGCGCGAGGAGGCGAGGGCGCCGGACTTCAGCCAGCGCGCCACCTTCTCCCACATGGTCGGCGTCTACGTCCTGGCCAACGCCGTCCCGGACCTGCGGATGGTGGTGGAGGGGCCGGACTGCACCCACCTGAAGACCCAGTACCTCGAGGGGAACCACGACCTCGAGGCCAACCTCACCTCCCTGACCGGCCTGCACCGGGTCGCGAACACGGCGCTCTATCCCTCGTCGCTCATCGGCTCCCGTGAGGAGCCGGTGCGGGAGCTGATCGAGCGCCTCGGGCAGGCCGAGGACACCGGCGCCGTCATGCTGGCGCCGATGCCCATGGCGGCGATCACCGGCGCCGACTACGACCGCCTCTGCGTCGAGGCCGAGGAGGCCTGCGGCGTCCCCTGCTTCGCCCTGCGCGGGTCGCCGATCTCCGGGGACTGGCTGGACGGCTTCGACGCCGCGCTGCTGGCCCTCGCCGAGAAGCTGCCCCTCCCCGGGGCCGAGGCCGATCCGCAGAAGGTCGCCCTGGTCGGCTACCTCTGGGATCGTAACGAGCAGGACCACCACGCCAACCTCGCGCTGCTGGGCCGCTACCTCGAGGCGCTGGGGCTCGAGCTCTGCTCGACCTGGCCCTCCGGCGTGAGCGTCGAGGCCCTCGGCGCGGTGGCCGAGGCCGGCACGATCCTCTCGCTCCCCTACGGGCGGGCGGCGGCGCGCGCCCTCCGGCGGCGCCTCGACCGGCCGGTGCTCGAGCTCGAGCTGCCCTTCGGCTTCGACGCCAGCGAGCGCTTCCTGAAGGCGATCGGCGCGCACTTCGGGGTCGAGGAGGAGGCCGCCGCCCTCTGCGAGGCTGGCTACGCCTCGACGGTCCCGCGCCTGGAGTGGCTGGTGCCGCTGGTCTTCCAGGGCCTGCGGGCCGGCTACATCGGCGATCCGCACCTCGCCGAGGGCTTCGCGGAGATGATCCACCTCCTCGGGGGCGAGCTCGCCTTCGCCCTCATCAGCAACCGCCAGGGCCCGCGGGAGGGCTGCGACCTCGGCGTGCCCGAGGGGAGGCTGCTCACCCACCCCACGATGCGCTCCCTGCGGCTGCTGGAGGCCGAGGTGATCGCCGAGGCGCGCCTGCACCTCGTCGTCACCAACCTCCTCGGCGGGGTGCTCGAGAGCCCCGAGCCGGCGCTGGTCGAGCTGGGCTTCCCCTCGGTCTACACCCACGCCCTCCACCCCACGCCCTTCCTGGGCTTCGAGGGCGCGCTGGCCTTCCTGGAGCGGGTGGCGAACCGTCTGCGGATGGCCGAGGTGGAGGACGCCCGCCTGCTGGCCTGGCTGCGCGGGCTCTGA